Proteins from a genomic interval of Papaver somniferum cultivar HN1 chromosome 4, ASM357369v1, whole genome shotgun sequence:
- the LOC113276077 gene encoding uncharacterized protein LOC113276077 codes for MQYSRPDQFNRLVRFHRFANRVLENHPSHPMADEAERLAVENEAARIAAEAAANANGPRTLREYLQPQRNSTPSCIVLPANAGNVSIKYGQIQALPKFHGLDSESPYIHLKEFDEVCATMPFVGANQDVVKLKLFPFYLKEKAKAWLHSLRPNTIRTWNGMIREFLKKFFSIHKTITLRKCMMNFSQKENESFFECWERFKDLLSSCPHHGYEIWRVINFFYDGLDSCIRQFVEMMCNGKFLNKSPDDAWTYFDSLAENSQNWDTSGTADGNKSKALASSRPGMYVLNEEHDLNDKIVGLHRKVDAIQKPNVVKVADPAEHACGICESLEHYTKDCPTIPAFQEVLHDQANSIDTYKRPFNSPYSETYNPNWRPS; via the coding sequence ATGCAATATTCTAGGCCTGATCAATTCAATCGATTAGTTAGATTTCACCGTTTTGCTAATAGGGTATTAGAGAATCACCCTAGTCATCCAATGGCGGATGAAGCTGAGAGATTAGCGGTTGAGAATGAAGCTGCTAGAATAGCTGCTGAGGCCGCAGCCAACGCTAATGGACCTAGAACCCTTAGGGAGTATTTACAGCCGCAAAGGAATTCTACACCTTCTTGTATAGTTCTTCCGGCTAATGCTGGCAATGTGTCGATAAAATATGGGCAGATACAAGCACTGCCTAAGTTTCATGGATTGGACTCTGAGAGTCCATACATACATTTGAAAGAATTTGATGAGGTTTGTGCTACTATGCCTTTTGTTGGTGCGAATCAAGATGTCGTGAAACTGAAATTGTTTCCATTTTATCTAAAGGAGAAAGCTAAGGCTTGGCTGCATTCTTTGCGACCAAATACCATTAGGACATGGAATGGAATGATTAGAGAGTTTCTGAAAAAGtttttttcaattcacaaaacaatCACTCTTAGAAAATGTatgatgaatttttctcaaaaggAAAATGAGTCGTTTTTTGAGTGTTGGGAGAGATTTAAAGACTTGCTTTCTAGCTGCCCTCATCATGGTTATGAAATTTGGAGAGTAATTAACTTCTTTTATGATGGTCTGGATTCATGTATACGTCAGTTTGTTGAAATGATGTGTaatgggaaatttctgaataagTCACCTGATGATGCTTGGACTTACTTCGATTCACTAGCAGAAAACTCCCAGAATTGGGACACTTCAGGCACGGCGGATGGAAATAAGTCCAAAGCTTTAGCTAGCTCTAGGCCTGGAATGTATGTGTTGAATGAAGAACATGACTTGAATGATAAGATTGTTGGTTTGCATAGGAAAGTTGATGCGATTCAGAAACCAAATGTAGTTAAGGTAGCTGACCCGGCTGAACATGCTTGTGGTATTTGTGAAAGTCTGGAACACTACACTAAGGATTGTCCTACAATCCCAGCATTTCAAGAAGTGTTACATGACCAAGCGAATTCCATAGATACTTACAAAAGACCATTTAACTCCCCATATTCAGAAACGTACAATCCAAATTGGCGACCATCCTAA